A genomic window from Solanum dulcamara chromosome 11, daSolDulc1.2, whole genome shotgun sequence includes:
- the LOC129872461 gene encoding uncharacterized protein LOC129872461, which translates to MTFQHMEIFQDGQLKAILHVPVAINTQSISLRNKLCYMGHRCFLPMNHPWRKNRMLFDGKVEMGIAPRPLTGDEVLMQLHELGNVSFGKVQKRKRNVSNNAYNLKKKSIFFQLPYWKSLKLRHNLDVMHIERNVSDNILSTVMSMVGKTKDTLKSRYDLVDLAIRQGLHPIEDEDNILLPAACYALSPQEKLKLCNFIANFKVPDILPVAIRGLLPKKVCEPIIALGNFFKNRYAKCLKIEDLDILEAEIPIILYKLQMVFPPAFFDIMIHLPIHLVREAKLGGPVQYRDMYPIERYLRTLKGDVRNLGRPEGSIAEGASIFNIYGDGFRFQTKELVRKTQNSGVLVRGDDADSNKKYYGVLEDIYELRYVGNRKVYLFKCHWWDVAHLGRGHKIDSYGFTSVNTHCALNTNEPFVLASQSEQFFNLNDTIDKDWLVVVKTNPHDVFSMPEVEEELINEEVYLQEEVECNILSINDQEIDIVVSLHRDDIEPQTVLRTNDEENQDDDFINDNNIDVFENEESEEELIDDNDGDDSDTSF; encoded by the exons ATGACTTTCCAGCATATGGAAATCTTTCAGGATGGTCAACTAAAGGCAATATTGCATGTCCCTGTTGCCATAAACACACAATCAATTTCCTTACGCAATAAATTGTGTTATATGGGGCATCGTTGCTTCCTTCCCATGAACCATCCATGGCGTAAAAATAGGATGTTATTTGATGGGAAAGTGGAAATGGGGATCGCACCTAGACCTTTAACAGGTGATGAAGTACTTATGCAATTACATGAGTTGGGGaatgtgagttttggtaaaGTGCAAAAGCGAAAGCGTAATGTTTCTAACAATGCTTataatttgaagaagaaaagtatattttttcaattaccTTATTGGAAGAGTCTTAAGTTAAGACATAACCTTGATGTGATGCACATAGAAAGAAATGTATCcgacaatattttatcaactgTGATGAGTATGGTTGGTAAGACAAAGGACACATTGAAAAGTAGATATGATTTGGTGGACCTTGCTATTAGGCAAGGGTTGCATCCAATTGAGGACGAGGATAATATTTTGTTGCCGGCAGCTTGCTATGCATTGTCCCCTCAAGAGAAGTTGAAGTTATGCAATTTCATAGCTAATTTCAAGGTTCCAG ATATTTTACCCGTAGCTATACGTGGTTTGTTACCTAAGAAAGTGTGTGAACCAATTATAGCcttaggtaattttttcaagaatCGATATGCTAAGTGCCTGAAAATTGAAGATCTTGATATCCTAGAAGCTGAAATTCCTATCATATTATACAAACTTCAAATGGTTTTTCCTCCGGCATTTTTTGATATCATGATTCATTTGCCAATACACTTGGTAAGAGAGGCAAAACTTGGTGGACCAGTTCAATACCGTGATATGTACCCTATTGAGAG GTATTTGCGAACACTTAAGGGAGATGTTCGCAACCTAGGTCGTCCAGAAGGTTCAATTGCTGAAG GTGCAtcgatattcaatatttatggCGATGGATTTAGGTTTCAAACAAAAGAACTTGTGAGAAAAACACAGAATAGTGGAGTACTTGTTAGGGGAGATGATGCAGACTCTAATAAGAAGTATTATGGTGTATTGGAGGACATTTATGAGTTGCGTTATGTGGGAAACAGAAAAGTTTATCTATTCAAGTGTCATTGGTGGGATGTGGCTCACCTAGGAAGAGGACATAAGATCGACAGTTATGGGTTTACAAGTGTGAATACTCATTGTGCTTTGAATACAAATGAGCCATTTGTGCTGGCATCTCAATCTGAGCAATTTTTTAACTTGAATGACACGATTGATAAAGATTGGCTCGTTGTTGTAAAGACAAATCCCCATGACGTTTTCAGTATGCctgaagttgaagaagaattaataaatgaagAAGTTTATCTACAAGaggaagtggaatgtaatatctTGAGTATCAATGACCAAGAAATTGATATTGTGGTGTCTTTACATAGGGATGATATTGAACCACAAACTGTTTTGCGTACCAATGATGAAGAAAATcaggatgatgattttattaatgacaataatatagatgtatttGAGAATGAAGAAAGCGAAGAAGAGTTaattgatgataatgatggagATGACAGTGATACATCCTTTTGA